Genomic DNA from Ruminococcus sp. OA3:
AATCATAAAACGCTGTATTCTGTCGATACACCAGGAGATCTTCTGTCCCACATGCCAGATAAATATCCGGAGCCTCAGCTGTGCTAAGATTTTTAGCCAGATAGCAAAGCTGATCTTTTTCCCGGGGTATTCCTCCCTCACCCACCACAGCTACAATTTCATTTATAAAGTTTGCGCCACAGTCACTGGTTTTGCCCAAAATTTCTGCCTGATGGAAAAAAGCACTGATATCTGTAACCCCGCTGAAAGAGCCAACCGCTGCAAACACACCGGGCTCGGACAAAGCCGCATGAAGAGCGCCGAAACCGCCCATTGACAGCCCTGCGATCATCAGATGGTCAGAGTCGGCGGGTATATGAAACATTTTTTCCATCAGCTCCGGAAGTTCACCGGTCAGGTATTCTGTGTAATGTCCTCCATGTTTCATATCCAGCCAAAAACTTTTGTGCCCCTCCGGTACAATGACTGCAATATTATATTGTGCTGCCAGTTCGTCTGCCAGTCCGTGCCTGATCCAGCCGGACGCATTATCTGAAATGCCATGTAGTAATATCAATGTTCTCGAAGGACCATCCTTCTGGTAACGGTGACCATCATATGGCAGGCTGACATAGACCTGTGTCTCAAACCCTAATGTTTTCGGAAATATATTCCCCTGGAAAAGCGCCATTTTGTAAATCCTCCCTGAGAACCTCTGCTGTACGGTTCATTACGCCGCCTTTGGTGCCTTTTTGCCTGACCGCCCAAAGCTGTCAAAGACTACAACCGCCAGGAGTACGATGCCTTTGATAATCTGCTGCCAGTAATCATTTGCACCCATAATTGACATCCCATTATTTAAGACACCTATGATGGCAGCACCTATAATTGCTCCCGCAATACTTCCTTTTCCCCCATTTACACTGACTCCGCCCAATAC
This window encodes:
- a CDS encoding alpha/beta hydrolase-fold protein, whose amino-acid sequence is MALFQGNIFPKTLGFETQVYVSLPYDGHRYQKDGPSRTLILLHGISDNASGWIRHGLADELAAQYNIAVIVPEGHKSFWLDMKHGGHYTEYLTGELPELMEKMFHIPADSDHLMIAGLSMGGFGALHAALSEPGVFAAVGSFSGVTDISAFFHQAEILGKTSDCGANFINEIVAVVGEGGIPREKDQLCYLAKNLSTAEAPDIYLACGTEDLLVYRQNTAFYDLLCKCHLDVVYETWEGIHDWVFWRSALNRFLEHVAGKPEDDDVFGGIIPYKK